A DNA window from Rhizobium jaguaris contains the following coding sequences:
- a CDS encoding aldose 1-epimerase — translation MTVVELRGRSLTARLSTRGGIVLGLWWERGEIRAPLLREASSDDADALSSGCYPLVPLGNRVKGNRFTFRGKDYAFEPNTRWDPHYLHGEGWQSEWTVLSESGSEAEFSFSHEGRGTPYAYEARQRFVIHDDRFDMHLQVRNLGPEALPFGLGWHPYFPMTPATTLKAPARRFWTEVEGWLPGEALDIPDDLDFSTPRLLPHRWINNGFEGWDGFAEVNWPERGVRLRLTADERLRHYFIFVSDAGFDPDFQRDYFCFEPMLHLANGHNLPDFGGLTVLEPGEAMAVSLQLRPEAIA, via the coding sequence ATGACGGTGGTGGAGCTCAGGGGCAGAAGCCTGACCGCCCGGCTTTCCACGCGTGGCGGCATAGTGCTCGGCCTCTGGTGGGAGAGGGGCGAGATACGTGCACCATTGTTGCGCGAAGCATCCTCGGATGATGCCGACGCGCTCTCCTCCGGTTGCTATCCGCTCGTTCCTCTCGGCAACAGGGTCAAGGGCAATCGCTTCACCTTCCGCGGCAAGGACTATGCATTCGAGCCCAATACGCGGTGGGATCCTCACTATCTGCATGGCGAGGGCTGGCAATCGGAATGGACTGTTCTGAGCGAAAGTGGCAGCGAGGCGGAATTCAGCTTTTCGCATGAAGGCCGTGGCACGCCTTACGCCTATGAAGCACGGCAGCGCTTCGTCATTCATGACGACCGTTTTGACATGCATCTCCAAGTCAGGAACCTTGGACCCGAGGCACTTCCTTTCGGTTTGGGTTGGCATCCCTATTTTCCCATGACGCCGGCCACGACGCTCAAGGCACCGGCGCGGCGGTTCTGGACGGAAGTGGAGGGCTGGCTGCCGGGGGAGGCCCTGGACATTCCCGATGATTTGGATTTCTCAACTCCGCGCTTATTGCCGCATCGCTGGATCAACAATGGCTTCGAGGGGTGGGACGGCTTTGCCGAAGTCAACTGGCCTGAGCGAGGAGTGCGCCTGCGTTTGACGGCGGATGAGCGCCTCAGGCACTATTTCATCTTCGTCTCCGATGCCGGCTTCGATCCGGATTTTCAGCGCGACTATTTCTGTTTCGAGCCGATGTTGCATCTCGCGAACGGCCATAACCTGCCTGATTTCGGGGGCCTCACGGTACTGGAGCCGGGCGAGGCTATGGCGGTCAGCCTGCAATTGCGTCCTGAAGCAATTGCCTAG
- a CDS encoding FadR/GntR family transcriptional regulator, which yields MASGKTGDKLTTAMPGLVESGKRSVREALLQRFIDKIISGEMVEGSTLPNEAELTEQFGVSRTSLREAMQYLAALGMIRSRTRAGTTVLPRENWNYLDPLVLDATLRLGDDDRFHASLIEARQLLEPAAAAQAAANANAHHLFRISKAFEEMVEANARDNEAWSRADLEFHTAIIRASGNWVYLQFATAIRAALLASFRLTNRASQSHEQAIAMHQDVLEAIRMRRPDDARSAMERLIGVARDEISDALRKART from the coding sequence ATGGCCAGCGGCAAGACGGGGGACAAATTGACCACTGCGATGCCGGGGCTTGTGGAGAGCGGCAAGCGCAGTGTGCGAGAAGCACTGCTGCAACGCTTCATCGACAAGATCATCTCCGGCGAAATGGTCGAAGGTTCGACGCTGCCGAACGAAGCGGAACTGACCGAGCAATTCGGCGTCAGCCGCACCAGCCTGCGCGAGGCCATGCAATATCTGGCGGCGCTCGGCATGATCCGCTCACGCACCCGGGCCGGCACCACCGTGCTACCGCGGGAAAACTGGAACTATCTCGATCCGCTCGTCCTCGACGCCACCCTTCGGCTCGGCGATGACGACCGTTTTCACGCCTCGCTGATCGAGGCCCGTCAATTGCTGGAACCGGCCGCCGCTGCCCAGGCCGCCGCCAACGCCAATGCTCATCATCTCTTCCGCATATCGAAAGCCTTCGAGGAGATGGTGGAGGCCAATGCCCGTGACAACGAGGCCTGGAGCCGCGCCGATCTCGAATTCCACACCGCGATCATCCGCGCCAGCGGTAACTGGGTCTATCTGCAATTCGCCACCGCCATTCGTGCAGCACTACTCGCCAGCTTCCGGCTGACCAACCGCGCCAGCCAGTCCCACGAGCAGGCGATCGCGATGCATCAGGACGTGTTGGAAGCTATCCGCATGCGCCGCCCCGACGACGCACGCAGCGCCATGGAGCGCCTGATCGGCGTTGCCCGCGACGAGATTTCGGACGCACTCAGGAAAGCCCGGACCTAA
- a CDS encoding mechanosensitive ion channel family protein yields the protein MSIALLADPIVQFCILVVVGTFISRFVLRHRRAGRLIGQIAFFISLTALLLYHGIVPYEPSPAQAQTQDTVTLRVFTGFAKIVWWINGAWVLVAFVRLFLIFERKPREARLAQDLVVGVIYLGAALSVVADVFSVPIGTLIATSGVFAIILGLALQSTLSDVFSGIALNLGRPYSVGDWVVLDNDVQGRVVETNWRATHLLSGSHDLVVIPNSALAKTRITNLSSPDESHGVTINVRIQPTTQPNVIVEVMRNVLISCNTIQKTPEPSVMIDSIDGQAVELQLSFRIRDISQTTAAKNEIYDLIYRHSKAGGLKLAGPSDAIMAPPEPQTETANAAQHPGTPWRLLNNIPLFSSLTEDEKEHLASHMQRHTYPKDAVIVEQDSRLRALTIVRSGVVSVTRSEAQRHIELTRLAPGDYFGEGGLLMGAVEVGTIRALTFVVTYEIGEHCLAPLLHDRPSMADELGTIMSKRIEAERHLFRTSDILVNGAPIGSLTSRIKHLFQLQHD from the coding sequence ATGTCCATTGCGCTCCTCGCCGATCCGATCGTCCAGTTCTGCATCTTGGTGGTTGTCGGCACATTCATCAGCCGTTTCGTGCTTCGCCATCGGCGCGCCGGGCGATTGATTGGGCAGATCGCCTTTTTCATCAGCCTGACCGCGCTTTTGCTGTATCACGGCATCGTACCCTATGAGCCTAGCCCGGCACAGGCACAGACGCAGGACACGGTGACGCTGCGTGTTTTCACCGGCTTCGCCAAGATCGTCTGGTGGATCAACGGCGCCTGGGTGCTGGTCGCCTTCGTGCGCCTGTTCCTGATCTTCGAGCGCAAGCCGCGCGAAGCCAGGCTTGCGCAGGACCTGGTCGTCGGCGTCATCTATCTTGGCGCGGCTCTTTCCGTCGTCGCCGATGTCTTCAGCGTACCCATAGGCACGCTGATAGCGACCTCGGGCGTCTTCGCCATCATTCTCGGCCTTGCGTTGCAGAGCACGCTGAGCGACGTCTTCTCCGGCATCGCGCTTAACCTCGGCAGACCCTATTCCGTGGGCGATTGGGTAGTGCTCGACAATGACGTCCAGGGCCGTGTCGTCGAGACCAACTGGCGCGCCACGCATCTGCTAAGCGGCAGCCACGACCTCGTCGTCATCCCGAACAGCGCTCTTGCCAAGACCCGGATCACCAATCTCTCGAGCCCGGACGAAAGCCATGGCGTCACTATCAACGTCCGCATCCAGCCGACCACGCAGCCGAACGTCATTGTCGAGGTGATGCGCAACGTGCTGATCAGTTGCAACACGATCCAGAAGACGCCCGAGCCCAGCGTGATGATCGATTCGATCGACGGGCAGGCGGTCGAATTGCAGCTAAGCTTCCGCATCCGCGACATATCCCAGACGACGGCCGCCAAGAATGAGATCTACGACCTCATCTACCGTCATTCGAAGGCGGGCGGGCTGAAACTCGCCGGTCCATCCGACGCGATCATGGCGCCGCCGGAACCGCAGACCGAGACCGCAAACGCCGCCCAGCATCCCGGTACACCATGGCGGCTGCTCAACAATATCCCGCTATTCTCGTCGCTGACCGAGGACGAGAAGGAACATCTGGCATCGCATATGCAGCGCCACACCTATCCCAAGGACGCCGTCATCGTCGAACAGGATTCGCGGTTGCGCGCGCTGACCATCGTGCGCTCAGGCGTCGTCAGCGTCACCCGCAGTGAGGCGCAGCGACATATCGAACTGACGCGGCTTGCTCCAGGCGACTATTTCGGCGAAGGCGGTCTGCTGATGGGAGCCGTAGAAGTCGGCACGATCCGGGCGCTGACCTTCGTCGTGACCTACGAGATCGGCGAACATTGCCTGGCGCCGCTGTTGCACGACCGGCCCTCCATGGCCGACGAGCTGGGGACCATCATGTCGAAGCGCATCGAAGCCGAACGCCACCTCTTCCGCACCAGCGATATACTGGTCAATGGCGCGCCGATCGGTTCGCTGACCTCACGCATCAAGCATCTGTTTCAGCTCCAACATGACTAA
- a CDS encoding S10 family peptidase → MSFRKIVPSLALVFSLVSTLAFAAPPEQGRSAGGGGGGSVLSLLPSDAVSDHVLNADGKTIPYTATAGTLNLFGQDGERNAAIFYTAYVAKNQDAGRPITFVFNGGPGAASAFLSLGLVGPRVLDFGPSGRDGANAKLVDNPQSWLNFTDLVLIDPIGTGWSRTVKPDDANEFYNMRGDAESLAKAIALYVAHNGRAGSPKYILGESYGGLRAAKVATSLRQDQGILISGIVMLSPLIEGRLVFGANDLALGAALELPSLAAAELERKNAFNEQGVQDAEKFALNEYLPTLAGKPPTGDAGRAFYDRVSKLTGIPEDVVAKNQGFLGGVYQKHSDGDGADIVSSYDASFLAPDPYPESEAGRSDDPILDGFVRAYGGAFSSYARDELGFHTDMTYNLLSNSVNEHWNWGGRNGGSRLHASGTDDLKEMLTLVPSFRLLVAQGYSDLVVPFGVNKYVLDHLPPAFADRVALKLYRGGHMFYTRPTSREQFTADAKAFFTVPPMIAPAVQSN, encoded by the coding sequence ATGTCTTTTCGCAAGATCGTGCCAAGCCTTGCGCTGGTCTTTTCCCTCGTCTCGACGCTGGCCTTTGCTGCGCCGCCGGAGCAGGGCCGTTCTGCCGGCGGCGGGGGCGGTGGAAGCGTTCTCTCCCTGTTGCCATCAGATGCCGTCAGCGATCATGTGCTGAATGCCGATGGTAAAACCATTCCCTATACGGCGACGGCAGGCACGCTCAATCTCTTCGGCCAGGACGGCGAGCGCAATGCGGCGATCTTCTATACCGCTTATGTCGCCAAGAACCAGGACGCCGGCAGACCGATCACCTTCGTCTTCAACGGCGGGCCGGGCGCCGCCTCGGCCTTTCTCAGCCTCGGATTGGTTGGACCGCGCGTTCTCGATTTCGGTCCGAGCGGGCGCGACGGTGCCAATGCCAAGCTGGTCGATAACCCACAGAGCTGGTTGAACTTCACCGATCTCGTCCTGATCGATCCGATCGGCACCGGCTGGAGCCGCACGGTCAAGCCGGATGATGCCAATGAATTCTACAACATGCGCGGGGATGCCGAGAGCCTTGCCAAGGCGATTGCGCTTTATGTTGCTCATAACGGACGTGCCGGCTCGCCGAAATATATTCTCGGAGAGAGCTACGGCGGGCTGCGCGCAGCGAAAGTCGCCACCAGCCTGCGGCAGGATCAGGGCATCCTGATTTCCGGCATCGTCATGCTGTCGCCGCTGATCGAAGGGCGGCTTGTCTTCGGAGCGAATGACTTGGCGCTCGGCGCGGCACTCGAATTGCCGTCACTGGCCGCCGCCGAATTGGAGCGAAAAAATGCCTTCAATGAGCAGGGGGTTCAGGATGCCGAAAAATTTGCGCTGAACGAGTATCTGCCCACGCTCGCTGGCAAGCCCCCAACCGGCGATGCCGGTCGCGCTTTCTACGACCGCGTGTCCAAGCTGACCGGTATTCCCGAGGATGTCGTGGCCAAGAACCAGGGCTTTCTCGGCGGGGTGTATCAGAAACATTCCGATGGTGACGGCGCCGATATCGTCAGTTCCTACGACGCCTCGTTCCTGGCACCAGATCCCTATCCGGAATCGGAGGCCGGCCGCAGCGACGATCCGATTCTCGATGGATTCGTGCGTGCCTATGGTGGGGCCTTTTCAAGCTACGCGCGCGACGAACTCGGCTTTCATACAGATATGACCTACAATCTGTTGTCGAACTCGGTGAACGAGCATTGGAACTGGGGCGGCCGCAACGGCGGTTCCCGCCTGCATGCGAGCGGGACGGACGACCTCAAGGAAATGCTGACGCTCGTGCCGTCCTTCCGGCTCCTGGTAGCGCAGGGCTATAGCGACCTCGTCGTGCCCTTCGGCGTCAACAAATATGTGCTCGATCATCTGCCGCCGGCCTTTGCCGACCGCGTGGCGCTGAAGCTCTATCGCGGCGGGCATATGTTCTACACACGGCCGACGTCGCGCGAGCAATTCACCGCAGATGCCAAGGCGTTTTTTACTGTGCCGCCGATGATAGCGCCTGCTGTGCAGTCGAATTAG
- a CDS encoding dienelactone hydrolase family protein has protein sequence MKQDIEINTADGIAKAAIFRPDNGASAERGVIFYMDAMGPRQALYDMAQRLADSGYIVLLPDLFYRFGAYGPFDGTSFGDPASREAIMTMIRGTTQEMTKRDSAAFLDALTAAGATGPVGTVGYCMGGARALTAAAAYSDRIAAAATFHGGNLASDAEDSPHRLAADIKGRVYVGVAGVDNSFPPEQSARLAEALRIGGVDHMIENYVGMAHGWTVPDHGVYDETGAERHWKRLLNLFDETLA, from the coding sequence ATGAAACAAGATATTGAAATCAATACCGCCGACGGCATCGCGAAAGCCGCTATCTTCCGCCCCGACAATGGCGCTTCCGCCGAGCGCGGCGTCATTTTCTACATGGACGCCATGGGTCCGCGTCAGGCGCTCTACGACATGGCGCAGCGGCTTGCCGATTCCGGCTATATCGTGCTGCTGCCCGACCTGTTCTACCGCTTCGGCGCCTATGGTCCATTTGACGGCACGTCCTTCGGTGATCCGGCCTCCCGCGAAGCGATCATGACGATGATACGCGGCACGACGCAGGAGATGACCAAGCGCGACAGCGCCGCCTTCCTCGATGCGCTGACGGCGGCTGGCGCCACCGGACCGGTCGGCACCGTCGGCTATTGCATGGGCGGCGCTCGCGCACTCACTGCAGCAGCCGCCTATTCCGATCGCATCGCAGCCGCCGCTACCTTCCACGGCGGCAATCTTGCCAGCGATGCGGAAGACAGCCCGCATCGCCTGGCCGCCGACATCAAAGGCCGCGTCTATGTCGGCGTCGCCGGCGTCGACAACAGCTTTCCGCCGGAGCAATCCGCCCGTCTCGCCGAAGCGCTTCGCATCGGCGGTGTCGACCACATGATTGAGAACTATGTCGGCATGGCCCATGGCTGGACCGTTCCCGACCATGGCGTCTACGACGAGACCGGCGCCGAACGGCACTGGAAGCGCCTGTTGAACTTATTCGATGAGACGCTGGCGTAA
- a CDS encoding cysteine hydrolase family protein, translated as MRCIGCMVQKAAFAFGVGFIAFSAVVSPFGAMPASAQTIIDDWQKVKPPAPPQLKPVVVDAKTTALLILDFNGAQDPTKGPCNKNTKPRCLASVPKVKTMLDQARAKGVFVVYSLAGAGEPQDIATDLAPLGSDPIVKSGADKFIGTNLRSILADKGIKTVIVTGTASEGAVLDTATDAALNGMNIILPVDGMSSTELYGEQYVAWHMVNAPGVSQKTTLTKIDMIRF; from the coding sequence ATGAGATGTATCGGTTGCATGGTGCAAAAGGCAGCTTTTGCTTTCGGCGTTGGTTTCATTGCATTCAGTGCGGTCGTGAGCCCTTTCGGAGCCATGCCGGCTTCCGCTCAGACCATCATCGACGACTGGCAGAAGGTGAAGCCTCCGGCGCCGCCGCAGTTGAAGCCGGTGGTGGTCGATGCGAAGACGACGGCGCTGCTGATCCTCGATTTCAATGGCGCACAGGACCCCACGAAGGGACCATGCAACAAGAACACCAAGCCGCGCTGCCTTGCCTCCGTGCCGAAGGTCAAGACTATGCTTGACCAGGCCCGTGCCAAAGGCGTGTTCGTTGTCTACAGCTTGGCGGGTGCGGGTGAGCCCCAAGATATCGCCACGGATCTTGCGCCGCTGGGAAGCGACCCGATCGTCAAGTCCGGCGCCGACAAGTTCATCGGCACCAATCTCCGCAGCATCCTCGCCGACAAGGGCATCAAGACCGTGATCGTCACCGGTACGGCCTCCGAAGGCGCGGTTCTCGATACGGCGACCGATGCGGCACTGAACGGGATGAACATCATCCTCCCCGTCGACGGCATGTCGTCCACCGAACTTTACGGCGAGCAATATGTTGCCTGGCATATGGTCAACGCGCCCGGCGTTTCGCAGAAGACGACGCTGACCAAGATCGACATGATCAGGTTTTGA
- a CDS encoding enolase C-terminal domain-like protein: MLITEVRLRRLQGTLPTKGDLWEERLVRPIDIYPEYRVRNDHEGGIQTADGFKITTHFVEIHTDEGVTGLAGPIPEGVAYIIAKHLRKYLTGQDAIAGEKLWDQMHRGMVHGRQGDAMLAISAVDCALWDLRGKWLNQPVYRLLGGPTQTKIPAYASMLGFAVLDAGKVRERAIEYKEKGYRAQKWFFRHGPMSGAEGMKKNVELVRTLRNAVGEDYDLMFDCWQSMDVGYVVDLAERIEEYKPRWLEECVMPDRIDSYRKLSERIRIPLSGAEHEYTRWGFKRFIDSEALDVIQPDIYWCGGLTETLKIAAYATVHDLITIPHGHSSFVTAHFSAVQSPIHTPYQEYLVKWNAVHQHFLVDPLDVIDGMIEVPDRPGLAMEIDRSKIEAEDIIFAA; the protein is encoded by the coding sequence ATGTTGATCACTGAAGTTCGTCTTCGCCGCCTCCAAGGCACCTTGCCGACCAAGGGCGATCTTTGGGAGGAACGGCTCGTCCGCCCCATCGATATCTATCCGGAATATCGCGTGAGAAACGACCACGAGGGTGGCATCCAAACCGCCGACGGATTCAAGATCACCACGCATTTCGTGGAGATCCATACGGATGAAGGCGTGACCGGCCTTGCCGGGCCGATCCCGGAGGGGGTCGCCTATATCATCGCCAAGCACCTGCGCAAATATCTGACCGGCCAGGATGCGATTGCCGGAGAGAAGCTCTGGGATCAGATGCATCGCGGCATGGTCCATGGCCGCCAGGGCGACGCGATGCTGGCGATCAGCGCCGTCGACTGCGCGCTGTGGGACCTGCGTGGCAAATGGCTGAACCAGCCCGTTTACCGGCTGCTCGGCGGGCCGACGCAGACGAAGATTCCGGCCTATGCCTCGATGCTCGGCTTTGCCGTGCTCGACGCCGGCAAGGTTCGCGAGCGCGCCATCGAGTACAAGGAGAAGGGCTACCGCGCCCAGAAATGGTTCTTCCGCCACGGCCCGATGAGCGGCGCCGAGGGCATGAAGAAGAATGTCGAGCTGGTGCGCACGCTGCGTAACGCTGTCGGTGAGGATTATGATCTGATGTTCGACTGCTGGCAGTCGATGGATGTCGGCTATGTCGTCGATCTCGCAGAGCGTATCGAAGAATATAAGCCGCGCTGGCTGGAAGAATGCGTCATGCCCGACCGCATCGACAGCTATCGGAAACTCAGCGAACGCATCCGCATCCCGCTTTCGGGGGCTGAGCATGAATATACTCGCTGGGGCTTCAAGCGCTTCATCGACTCGGAAGCGCTCGATGTCATCCAGCCCGATATCTACTGGTGCGGCGGCCTGACGGAGACGCTGAAGATCGCGGCCTATGCCACGGTGCACGATCTCATCACGATCCCGCACGGTCATTCGAGCTTCGTCACCGCGCACTTCTCGGCGGTGCAGTCGCCGATCCATACGCCCTATCAGGAATATCTGGTGAAGTGGAATGCGGTGCATCAGCATTTCCTTGTCGATCCGCTCGATGTCATCGACGGCATGATCGAAGTACCTGACAGACCCGGCCTGGCAATGGAGATCGACAGGAGCAAGATCGAGGCGGAAGACATTATCTTCGCGGCCTGA
- a CDS encoding MFS transporter, with product MAVSEETIIRKLTWRLLPILIFSYFIAILDRANVGVAALTMNQDLGLSMTAFGFAASVFFVPYVLLEIPSNLALQRFGARWWIARIMLTWGLLAAAHAFVWNANSLYVLRALLGAAEAGFFPGVVFYLTLWYPSAYRGRIISAFMAGIPISLVIGTPVSTLLLELDGILGLHGWQWMYLLEGLPALVVAVLIPFILPSGPKEATFLEPAERNWLMARLDREQRERAALSGSGHGKQLLAALLSPQVLLFCLMYYGLTNLNGAVSTFLPLILKGFGFSQMQTGFVAAIPYLFGIAGMLLLGRLADRPGKRRLANYTALIISIIGLVGSAASTDPTVKLLMLCIAAFGVFGAMPVFWGLPTAILSGAAAAGGIALINALGNISSVVNPWVIGMIHDSTGNFDDGLYWLALMAAMSVVTLIVISTLFGRTPEVGAVKGAIK from the coding sequence ATGGCTGTTTCCGAAGAAACGATTATTCGCAAGCTGACATGGCGTCTGCTGCCCATTCTTATATTTTCGTATTTCATCGCGATCCTCGATCGTGCCAATGTCGGCGTCGCGGCGCTGACCATGAATCAGGATCTCGGCCTGTCGATGACCGCTTTCGGTTTTGCCGCCAGCGTGTTCTTCGTGCCGTATGTGCTGCTTGAAATTCCCTCCAACCTGGCGCTCCAGCGCTTCGGCGCGCGTTGGTGGATTGCCCGCATCATGCTGACCTGGGGGCTTCTGGCCGCCGCCCATGCGTTCGTCTGGAATGCCAACAGCCTTTACGTGCTGCGCGCGCTTCTGGGCGCGGCCGAGGCCGGTTTCTTTCCAGGCGTCGTCTTCTACCTGACGCTCTGGTATCCGTCGGCCTATCGCGGCCGCATCATCAGCGCCTTCATGGCCGGCATTCCGATCTCGCTGGTCATCGGTACGCCGGTATCGACGCTGCTTCTCGAGCTCGATGGCATCCTCGGCCTGCATGGCTGGCAGTGGATGTATCTGCTGGAAGGCCTGCCGGCGCTGGTCGTTGCGGTACTCATTCCCTTCATCCTGCCAAGCGGCCCGAAGGAAGCGACGTTCCTGGAGCCAGCCGAACGCAATTGGCTGATGGCGCGGCTGGACCGGGAGCAGCGTGAGCGCGCGGCCCTCAGCGGCAGCGGCCATGGCAAACAGTTGCTGGCAGCGCTCCTCAGCCCGCAGGTTCTGCTGTTCTGCCTGATGTACTACGGCCTCACCAATCTCAACGGCGCCGTCAGCACATTCCTGCCATTGATCCTGAAGGGCTTTGGCTTCAGCCAGATGCAGACCGGTTTCGTCGCGGCAATCCCCTATCTCTTCGGGATCGCCGGCATGTTGTTGCTCGGCCGTCTCGCGGACCGCCCCGGCAAGCGCCGCCTTGCCAATTACACCGCTCTGATCATTTCGATCATCGGCCTCGTAGGCTCGGCCGCCAGCACCGATCCGACGGTCAAACTGTTGATGCTCTGCATTGCCGCCTTCGGCGTCTTCGGCGCCATGCCGGTGTTCTGGGGTCTGCCGACTGCAATCCTCAGCGGGGCTGCGGCAGCTGGCGGCATTGCCCTGATCAATGCGCTCGGCAATATTTCCAGCGTCGTCAATCCCTGGGTGATCGGTATGATCCATGACTCGACCGGCAATTTCGACGACGGCCTCTATTGGCTGGCATTGATGGCAGCCATGTCGGTCGTCACCCTCATCGTCATTTCAACGCTCTTTGGCCGCACCCCTGAAGTCGGGGCGGTCAAAGGCGCGATAAAGTGA